From the Deinococcus radiophilus genome, one window contains:
- the glgX gene encoding glycogen debranching protein GlgX: MTDTSALTDQQPSTLQSGQPQPLGATREEGGTNFAVYAPEATRLELCLLTPGGERCIDLPERTGDVWHGWLPDDHPLSSGVGQGYGYRVHGHHDPDQGVYAQPEVRLLDPYARALSGPEEPVLNEEGHVASLHAPWGLVLDTSAEVTLNDKPQVPWNHTVIYETHVRGLTMTHPDVPGELRGTYAGLACEPVIAYLKDLGITAVELLPVHAHVDDPFLRNKGLHNYWGYSTLSYFAPEPRYSAAARAGRPQDTEAEFRDMVTKLHEAGLEVILDVVYNHTAEGGKGGPLLSWRGLANSTYYWLSQDDLGEYFDFTGTGNSVRMTHRRTVQMVVDSMRHWAALGVDGFRFDLATTLARGELGFDRNSNFLAAVQADPVLSRLKLIAEPWDVGLGGYQVGNFPPPWAEWNDQYRDTVRGFWKGDEGLMSEMGYRLTGSSDIYSAGHRHPQAGVNFITAHDGFTLRDLVSYNDKHNEANGEENRDGHGNNLSWNMGAEGETDDAEILAQRRKQQRNLLATLLISQGVPMLLGGDERGRTKGGNNNTYAQDNELNWYDWENVDEDLLAFTRRLIELRQQHPSFRRERFFSGRREEGDFPHILWLRFDGQEMNDADWQNPQTKSVGLFLHGGEEEGEPQDHLLVLINASHVDLPFNLPSLREQGVALPCSHWSLALDTAQDRTDVKEEVEADQDTNLTARSLKIFVCRVDD; the protein is encoded by the coding sequence ATGACTGACACTTCTGCCCTCACCGATCAGCAGCCCTCCACCCTTCAAAGCGGTCAGCCGCAGCCTCTGGGCGCGACCCGCGAGGAAGGCGGCACCAATTTTGCGGTCTACGCTCCCGAAGCGACCCGGCTGGAACTGTGCCTGCTGACCCCAGGCGGCGAACGCTGCATCGACCTCCCCGAACGCACTGGCGATGTCTGGCACGGCTGGCTCCCCGACGATCACCCGCTGAGCAGCGGCGTGGGTCAGGGCTACGGCTACCGCGTTCATGGCCATCACGACCCGGATCAGGGCGTATACGCCCAGCCGGAAGTGCGGCTGCTGGACCCCTATGCCCGCGCCCTCAGCGGTCCTGAGGAGCCGGTGCTGAATGAGGAAGGTCACGTCGCTTCCCTGCATGCCCCCTGGGGCCTGGTGCTGGATACGTCAGCAGAAGTTACGCTGAACGACAAGCCGCAGGTGCCCTGGAACCACACCGTGATTTACGAAACCCACGTGCGTGGCCTGACCATGACCCACCCGGATGTGCCTGGGGAACTGCGCGGCACCTACGCCGGGCTGGCCTGTGAGCCGGTGATTGCGTACCTGAAGGACCTGGGAATTACGGCGGTTGAACTGCTGCCGGTCCACGCCCACGTGGACGATCCCTTTTTGCGCAACAAAGGGCTGCACAACTACTGGGGCTACTCCACCCTGAGCTACTTTGCCCCGGAGCCGCGTTACAGCGCCGCCGCCCGCGCCGGCCGACCCCAGGACACCGAAGCCGAGTTCCGCGACATGGTGACCAAGCTGCATGAAGCGGGCCTGGAAGTCATCCTAGACGTAGTGTACAACCACACCGCCGAGGGGGGTAAGGGCGGGCCGCTGCTCAGCTGGCGCGGCCTGGCCAACTCGACCTATTACTGGCTGAGCCAAGACGACCTGGGCGAGTATTTCGACTTTACCGGCACCGGCAACAGTGTGCGTATGACCCACCGCCGCACCGTGCAGATGGTCGTGGATTCCATGCGCCACTGGGCCGCGCTGGGGGTGGACGGCTTCCGCTTTGATTTGGCGACCACCCTGGCCCGCGGTGAGCTGGGCTTTGACCGCAACTCCAACTTTCTGGCCGCTGTGCAGGCCGATCCCGTACTCAGCCGCCTGAAGCTGATTGCGGAGCCCTGGGACGTGGGCCTGGGCGGCTATCAGGTGGGCAACTTTCCGCCGCCCTGGGCCGAGTGGAACGATCAGTACCGCGATACCGTACGCGGTTTCTGGAAGGGCGACGAGGGCCTGATGTCCGAGATGGGCTACCGCCTGACCGGTAGCAGCGACATCTACAGTGCCGGGCACCGCCACCCGCAGGCCGGAGTCAACTTTATTACCGCGCACGACGGCTTTACGCTGCGCGATCTGGTCAGCTACAACGACAAGCACAACGAGGCCAACGGTGAAGAGAACCGCGACGGGCACGGCAACAACCTGTCGTGGAACATGGGCGCCGAGGGCGAGACGGACGACGCCGAAATCCTGGCGCAGCGCCGCAAGCAGCAACGCAACCTGCTGGCGACCCTGCTGATCTCGCAGGGCGTGCCGATGCTGCTGGGCGGCGACGAGCGCGGGCGCACCAAGGGCGGCAACAACAACACCTATGCCCAGGACAACGAGCTGAACTGGTACGACTGGGAAAACGTGGACGAGGACCTGCTGGCCTTTACCCGCCGCCTGATCGAACTGCGCCAGCAGCATCCATCGTTCCGGCGTGAGCGGTTCTTTAGTGGGCGGCGTGAAGAAGGCGACTTCCCGCACATCCTGTGGCTGCGTTTCGATGGCCAGGAGATGAACGACGCCGACTGGCAGAACCCACAGACCAAGAGTGTGGGCCTGTTTCTGCACGGCGGTGAGGAGGAAGGCGAACCGCAGGACCACCTGCTGGTCCTGATCAACGCCTCGCACGTGGACTTGCCGTTCAATCTGCCCAGCCTGCGTGAACAGGGCGTGGCGCTGCCGTGTAGCCACTGGTCACTGGCGCTGGATACGGCCCAGGACCGCACCGATGTCAAGGAAGAAGTGGAAGCCGATCAGGACACCAACCTGACGGCCCGCTCGCTGAAGATCTTCGTGTGCCGGGTAGACGACTGA
- the lysA gene encoding diaminopimelate decarboxylase produces the protein MHLNGTARVTPQGVLDIGGVSAPELAGRFGTPLYVYDEGLIREQCRRFHRTLAASGLDYQVSYASKAFTCLALVRLMAAEHMGLDVVSGGELYTALSAGFDPARIHLHGNNKTVAELRQALDAGVGCYVVDSLDEVARLNALAGEYGTWARCLLRVTPGVSAHTHDFIQTGAADSKFGLNLANGQAETALRAMLDAPHLDVLGVHFHIGSQIFGTDGTRAALDRILNWLAGLREQTGFTARVLNIGGGFGIRYTAADQSYPIEDALTEIAGALRAGTQTHGLPLPQLWLEPGRSVVGEAGWTLYEVGTVKEIPGVRNYVSVDGGMSDHIRTALYGANYEVALANRMNDAPQAEYTVAGKLCESGDVIARDKPLPHPQRGDLLAVSCTGAYHFSMSSRYNQMPRPAVVFVGGGEAREVVRRESWADLVRGQE, from the coding sequence ATGCATCTGAACGGCACGGCCCGCGTCACCCCTCAGGGCGTTCTGGACATCGGTGGGGTCAGCGCCCCGGAGCTGGCCGGGCGCTTCGGTACGCCGCTATATGTGTACGACGAGGGCCTGATCCGGGAGCAGTGCCGCCGCTTTCACCGCACGCTGGCGGCCTCCGGGCTGGACTATCAGGTGTCGTATGCGTCCAAGGCCTTCACCTGCCTGGCCCTGGTCCGCCTGATGGCTGCGGAACACATGGGGCTGGATGTGGTGTCGGGTGGCGAACTGTATACGGCCCTCAGCGCGGGCTTTGACCCAGCGCGTATTCATCTGCATGGCAACAACAAGACGGTCGCCGAGCTGCGCCAGGCCCTGGACGCGGGCGTGGGCTGTTACGTGGTGGACAGCCTGGACGAAGTGGCCCGTCTGAATGCGCTGGCGGGCGAGTACGGTACATGGGCGCGCTGCCTGCTGCGGGTCACGCCCGGCGTGTCGGCGCACACCCACGACTTTATCCAGACGGGTGCAGCCGACAGCAAATTTGGCCTGAACCTGGCAAATGGGCAGGCCGAAACCGCACTGCGGGCCATGCTGGACGCGCCCCACCTGGACGTACTGGGCGTCCACTTTCATATCGGATCGCAAATTTTCGGGACCGATGGCACGCGGGCAGCGCTGGACCGTATATTGAACTGGCTGGCAGGGCTGCGCGAACAGACCGGGTTTACGGCACGGGTGCTGAACATCGGCGGAGGGTTTGGTATTCGCTATACAGCAGCGGACCAGTCCTACCCCATCGAGGACGCCCTGACCGAAATCGCCGGGGCACTGCGGGCAGGCACGCAGACGCACGGCCTACCGCTGCCGCAGCTCTGGCTGGAACCGGGCCGCTCGGTGGTGGGCGAGGCCGGCTGGACACTGTACGAAGTCGGCACCGTCAAGGAGATTCCCGGTGTGCGGAACTATGTCTCGGTAGACGGTGGCATGAGCGACCACATTCGCACTGCGCTGTACGGTGCCAACTATGAAGTGGCGCTGGCGAACCGGATGAACGACGCCCCGCAGGCCGAGTACACCGTAGCGGGCAAGCTGTGCGAGTCCGGAGACGTGATCGCCCGTGACAAGCCGCTGCCCCATCCGCAGCGCGGCGACCTGCTGGCGGTGAGCTGCACCGGGGCCTATCACTTTTCCATGTCCAGCCGCTACAACCAGATGCCGCGCCCGGCAGTGGTGTTTGTGGGCGGCGGCGAGGCGCGCGAAGTGGTGCGGCGGGAGAGTTGGGCAGATCTGGTGCGGGGGCAAGAATAA
- a CDS encoding antibiotic biosynthesis monooxygenase has translation MSEPAAPLMYSDPISLVIRRRVRPGQEEAYEGLVSEVGRQMASLPGYLGSGVVRPAPGERDYTLIARFSSAAAARAWEESPRRAEWLRRLDDVVEEQVSFEKQPGLELWFTAPPAQPVPQPPRWKTALLILAVLFPVAQAMGWLLAPHFLTWPPLLKALLQSAVVVTLMTYLLMPLATRLAGNWLKQ, from the coding sequence ATGAGCGAGCCTGCTGCGCCCCTGATGTACAGCGATCCCATCAGCTTGGTGATTCGCCGCCGGGTGCGCCCCGGTCAGGAGGAGGCCTACGAGGGGCTGGTTAGCGAGGTGGGCCGTCAGATGGCGAGCCTGCCTGGCTATCTCGGGAGTGGTGTGGTACGCCCGGCCCCCGGCGAGCGTGACTACACCCTGATCGCCCGCTTTTCTTCGGCGGCGGCGGCCCGTGCCTGGGAGGAATCGCCCCGGCGGGCCGAGTGGCTGCGCCGCCTGGACGACGTGGTGGAAGAGCAGGTGTCGTTTGAAAAGCAGCCGGGGCTGGAGCTGTGGTTCACCGCGCCCCCCGCCCAGCCGGTGCCGCAACCGCCGCGCTGGAAAACGGCCCTCTTGATTCTGGCCGTGCTGTTTCCGGTGGCGCAGGCGATGGGTTGGCTGCTGGCCCCGCACTTTTTGACTTGGCCGCCGCTGCTGAAAGCTCTGCTGCAAAGCGCGGTGGTGGTCACGCTGATGACCTATCTGCTGATGCCGCTGGCAACCCGGCTGGCCGGCAACTGGCTCAAGCAGTAA
- a CDS encoding GNAT family N-acetyltransferase produces the protein MISEYWPLYNLVLRTAHLELRFPTETELGELATVAAGGINRPGQRTYLTPWPELSPEKRGLFVIQNHWGCKAEWESSDWVLNLGVFADGQPIGMVSLRGKEFAVLREVTTGSWLGLEFQGQGHGTEARTALLHFAFEYLGAEAARTEVFQENAASQGVSRKLGYRPDGISRDVLDGQVIVSDRLRLTRESWRHVPHTPVTVSGFDGCEKFFLGDAPNP, from the coding sequence GTGATCAGTGAATATTGGCCGCTGTACAACTTGGTCCTGCGTACCGCTCACCTTGAACTCCGTTTCCCCACCGAAACTGAACTGGGAGAACTGGCGACAGTGGCCGCTGGTGGCATCAATAGACCGGGCCAACGAACCTATTTGACGCCCTGGCCGGAACTTTCCCCCGAAAAGCGCGGCCTGTTCGTTATTCAGAATCACTGGGGATGCAAAGCCGAGTGGGAAAGTAGCGATTGGGTACTGAATCTGGGGGTGTTTGCAGATGGACAACCCATAGGCATGGTTTCCCTGCGTGGAAAAGAGTTCGCAGTTCTGCGCGAAGTCACCACAGGCTCGTGGCTGGGGCTAGAGTTTCAGGGTCAAGGCCACGGCACAGAAGCCCGCACCGCACTGCTGCATTTCGCCTTTGAATATCTGGGAGCTGAGGCCGCACGGACCGAGGTGTTTCAGGAGAACGCGGCGTCTCAGGGCGTATCCAGAAAGCTGGGCTATCGGCCTGACGGGATTTCAAGAGATGTCCTGGATGGGCAAGTCATCGTCTCCGACAGGCTCCGTCTCACGCGGGAAAGCTGGCGACATGTTCCACATACGCCAGTCACTGTCAGCGGATTTGACGGATGCGAGAAGTTTTTTCTGGGTGATGCCCCCAATCCTTAG
- a CDS encoding transposase, whose product MYKQVSGERAHILSQRILDIPETLYQRRSLEASLHFFHSPGQKIKFSQAEGVSPSALSRFFNVYDWDSDRCWDEMQDIHWRILLDVAHSKRRPRLRLSVDLTTVEKVGTQLPYVSVYNGRHGIHLVVLFAEYGELKFPISYRVYQGKHTSTPVTLALDLLEEVPDFVGKRFRIRMLADSGFESAAFLEGVQRLGFEFVVGVRSNRRTDHPGRVTVADCPHGGYVNLANWSLETLSLGRVDRGDREFFAVSSELLEGDEIIAEGGRRWTLESFFKEGKHQFGLAQFALRTARGLDRWILMVFLAFTLTMLHRSEGMTLKEAARLALYTLFPVVRLNHLLSQLQKEREFLLQHGYSLSYARCKL is encoded by the coding sequence GTGTACAAACAGGTTTCAGGGGAGCGCGCCCATATTCTCTCACAGCGGATTCTGGACATTCCAGAGACGCTGTACCAACGGCGAAGCCTGGAGGCTTCGCTGCATTTCTTTCATAGTCCAGGCCAGAAGATCAAATTCAGCCAAGCTGAAGGAGTCAGTCCCAGTGCACTGAGTCGCTTCTTCAACGTCTATGACTGGGATTCAGACCGTTGCTGGGACGAAATGCAGGACATCCATTGGCGCATTTTGTTGGACGTAGCTCACTCCAAACGCCGACCTCGGTTGCGGCTCAGTGTGGATCTGACCACGGTGGAAAAGGTGGGGACTCAACTGCCCTACGTCAGCGTCTACAACGGTAGACATGGCATCCACCTGGTCGTCCTGTTTGCCGAGTATGGGGAACTGAAGTTCCCCATTTCCTACCGGGTGTACCAGGGCAAGCACACCAGCACGCCCGTCACTCTGGCGCTCGACCTACTGGAGGAGGTGCCGGACTTCGTGGGGAAGCGCTTTCGGATCCGCATGTTGGCCGACAGCGGATTTGAATCCGCTGCCTTTCTGGAAGGCGTGCAGCGCCTTGGTTTTGAGTTTGTGGTGGGTGTGAGGAGCAACCGGCGCACGGACCATCCTGGGCGGGTGACGGTGGCGGACTGTCCGCATGGAGGCTATGTCAACTTGGCCAACTGGTCTCTGGAAACGCTGTCTCTGGGGAGAGTAGACCGTGGGGACCGTGAATTCTTCGCGGTGTCGTCTGAACTGTTGGAGGGGGATGAGATCATCGCTGAGGGTGGGCGGCGCTGGACATTGGAGTCCTTTTTCAAGGAAGGTAAGCACCAGTTTGGGTTGGCGCAGTTCGCGCTGCGAACTGCCAGGGGTCTGGACCGCTGGATTCTGATGGTCTTTCTGGCCTTCACCCTGACCATGCTGCATCGCTCAGAAGGGATGACCTTGAAAGAGGCAGCACGCCTGGCCCTCTACACCCTGTTCCCCGTAGTCAGGCTCAACCATCTTCTGAGTCAGCTCCAAAAAGAACGAGAATTTCTTCTCCAGCACGGCTATTCGCTCAGCTATGCAAGGTGCAAGTTATGA
- a CDS encoding DEAD/DEAH box helicase, with the protein MPAAPVGNVLLLPQVARAALFAAHPGPAVLLTTPERLSLYASAGALGSPVIVNPGLADWDTRPEHVVLDVNTAIDLFPSDPAAHALSLRVGESYPREALLARLEALGYERGEEPGYELHGDTLELRLAPGIGLPAGAEEEVWIRAEFFGDELDTLRRLEPGGLSGEKITVFTLEPGEEYLSETKWDSSRLAGLPGRVFLDAPEFYASSLGVLVDTLWEALQGRDITSFGRAPLPLTDFDLGLQTLPFYRARLTELEKDVHEWRGAGYRVFLLVRHDRTAQYLAGRLLGEGPDDTGVDIPWLNLPRVREGELGFLRALGEGGFVIPEYKTVVLTEDLIYGFQGGSALRGKKMAGKPVTDALGLHVGDFLIHPEHGIGQFQGLETRTVLGVTRDYLNLEYRGGSRLSVPIEQLSLLRRHPGTTDDPPRLSSFDKKDWSRAKARAQKNAEEVAARLLVQYAARQVTPGTAFGPLPEWDEQIEQNFEHELTADQETALRDTLRDLEKGHPADRLISGDVGFGKTEVALRAAHRVVGHGAQVAMLVPTTLLADQHLQTFRQRFEGLPVRVEGLSRFTSDKEARTILAGLAKGTVDIVIGTHRLISGDIEFKNLGLIIVDEEHRFGVGQKEKLRAMRGLPSVPENGKLELPEGLKAVDTLSLSATPIPRTLYMSMVGLRDMSSIQTPPKGRRPIQTVLTPFDPVTVRDAIIGEIERGGKVFYIHDRIASIGARSLYLRGLVPEARIGVAHGRMNEEELEEIMQGFEEGAFDVLLSTTIVETGLDIPEANTILIERADRLGLAQLYQLRGRVGRRSQTAYAYLFYPPRMTENAQRRLWAISDLQDLGTGHLLAEKDMEIRGVGNILGEEQHGQVQAVSIDVYTEMLAEAVAKLKGEELQPVPSVTIDLPVSARLDPEYFALDEEARIATYGRLSEARTLQAVSRVERDLRKRFGPPSPEVQNFIDLARLRMLAVHKRVTEVRDTMTHIQVTFNYKSLDYDAAGLRRFPHKTEVTTFPPALNLDKRGLKPDDYLKVLLDVLGYFG; encoded by the coding sequence ATGCCCGCCGCGCCGGTGGGTAACGTGCTGCTGCTGCCGCAGGTGGCCCGCGCCGCGCTGTTTGCCGCCCACCCGGGGCCAGCGGTGCTGCTCACCACGCCGGAACGTCTCAGCCTGTACGCCTCGGCGGGAGCGCTGGGCAGCCCGGTCATCGTGAATCCGGGCCTGGCCGACTGGGACACACGCCCTGAGCATGTCGTGCTGGATGTGAACACTGCCATTGACCTCTTTCCGTCCGACCCCGCGGCGCACGCCCTGAGCCTGCGGGTAGGGGAGAGCTACCCCCGTGAAGCGTTACTGGCCCGCCTGGAAGCGCTGGGCTACGAACGCGGCGAAGAACCCGGCTACGAGCTACATGGTGACACGCTGGAACTGCGCCTCGCACCGGGCATAGGCCTGCCTGCCGGGGCCGAAGAAGAGGTCTGGATTCGCGCCGAGTTCTTCGGAGACGAACTGGACACCCTGCGCCGCCTGGAACCCGGCGGGCTGAGCGGCGAGAAAATCACCGTGTTCACGCTGGAGCCAGGCGAGGAATACCTTAGCGAGACGAAATGGGATTCGTCACGGCTGGCCGGCTTGCCTGGCCGGGTCTTTCTGGACGCGCCGGAGTTCTACGCCTCCAGCCTGGGCGTGCTGGTAGACACGCTCTGGGAGGCGTTACAGGGGCGCGACATCACCTCCTTTGGCCGCGCTCCCCTGCCACTGACCGACTTTGACTTGGGCCTGCAAACCCTGCCGTTTTACCGCGCCCGCCTGACCGAACTGGAAAAGGACGTGCACGAGTGGCGCGGGGCTGGCTACCGCGTCTTTCTGCTGGTTCGCCACGACCGCACGGCCCAGTATCTGGCGGGGCGGCTGCTGGGCGAGGGGCCGGATGACACGGGCGTGGACATCCCCTGGTTGAACTTGCCGCGTGTGCGGGAGGGTGAGCTGGGCTTTTTGCGGGCGCTGGGCGAGGGCGGCTTTGTCATTCCCGAATACAAAACGGTGGTCCTCACCGAAGACCTGATTTACGGCTTTCAGGGCGGCAGTGCGCTGCGCGGCAAGAAGATGGCCGGGAAACCTGTCACCGACGCACTGGGCCTGCACGTGGGCGATTTCCTGATTCATCCCGAACACGGCATTGGGCAGTTTCAGGGGCTGGAGACGCGCACCGTGCTGGGCGTGACCCGCGATTATCTGAACTTGGAATACCGGGGCGGCTCGCGCCTCAGCGTGCCGATTGAGCAGCTCTCCTTGCTGCGCCGCCACCCCGGCACCACCGACGATCCGCCGCGCCTGAGCAGCTTTGACAAGAAGGACTGGAGCCGGGCCAAAGCGCGGGCACAGAAAAACGCCGAGGAGGTGGCCGCCCGCCTGTTGGTGCAGTACGCTGCCCGGCAGGTGACGCCTGGCACAGCCTTTGGGCCGCTGCCCGAGTGGGATGAGCAGATCGAGCAGAACTTCGAACATGAGCTGACCGCCGATCAGGAAACGGCGCTGCGCGACACCCTGCGCGACCTGGAAAAAGGCCATCCAGCGGACCGCCTGATTTCGGGCGACGTGGGCTTCGGCAAAACCGAAGTGGCGCTGCGGGCCGCGCACCGGGTGGTTGGTCACGGGGCACAGGTCGCCATGCTGGTCCCCACCACGCTGCTGGCCGATCAGCATCTCCAGACCTTTCGTCAGCGCTTCGAGGGGCTGCCGGTGCGGGTGGAAGGCCTCAGCCGCTTCACCTCTGACAAGGAGGCGCGCACCATCCTGGCCGGGCTGGCGAAGGGCACGGTGGACATCGTGATCGGCACCCACCGCCTGATCAGTGGCGATATCGAATTCAAGAACCTGGGCCTGATCATCGTGGACGAGGAGCACCGCTTCGGGGTGGGCCAGAAAGAAAAGTTACGGGCCATGCGCGGCCTGCCGAGTGTGCCCGAAAACGGCAAGCTGGAACTTCCCGAAGGCCTGAAAGCGGTGGATACCCTGTCGCTGTCGGCCACGCCAATTCCGCGCACCCTCTACATGAGCATGGTAGGTCTGCGCGATATGAGCAGTATCCAAACACCACCCAAGGGCCGCCGCCCGATCCAGACAGTGCTGACGCCCTTCGATCCGGTCACGGTGCGCGACGCGATCATCGGTGAGATTGAGCGCGGCGGTAAGGTGTTCTACATCCATGACCGCATCGCGTCCATCGGGGCACGCAGCCTCTATCTACGCGGTCTGGTCCCGGAGGCGCGCATCGGCGTGGCGCACGGGCGCATGAATGAAGAAGAACTCGAAGAGATTATGCAAGGCTTTGAGGAGGGTGCCTTCGACGTGCTGCTGTCCACGACCATCGTGGAAACCGGGCTGGACATTCCCGAAGCCAACACCATCCTGATTGAGCGGGCCGATCGGCTGGGCCTGGCCCAGCTGTACCAGCTGCGGGGCCGGGTGGGCCGGCGCAGTCAGACCGCCTACGCTTACCTGTTCTACCCGCCGCGTATGACCGAGAACGCGCAGCGCCGCCTGTGGGCCATTTCGGATCTTCAGGACCTAGGCACCGGACACCTGTTGGCCGAAAAGGACATGGAAATTCGCGGCGTGGGCAACATTCTGGGCGAGGAGCAGCACGGACAGGTACAGGCCGTCAGCATTGACGTGTACACCGAAATGCTGGCCGAAGCCGTCGCCAAGCTGAAGGGCGAGGAGTTGCAGCCGGTGCCCAGTGTGACGATTGATCTGCCCGTCAGTGCCCGACTGGACCCCGAATATTTCGCGCTGGACGAGGAAGCCCGCATCGCCACCTATGGCCGACTGTCTGAGGCGAGGACGCTTCAGGCCGTCAGCCGGGTGGAGCGTGACCTGCGTAAGCGCTTCGGGCCGCCCAGCCCCGAGGTGCAGAACTTCATCGACCTGGCGCGGCTGCGGATGCTGGCGGTTCACAAGCGTGTCACTGAGGTGCGCGACACCATGACGCATATTCAGGTGACCTTCAACTACAAGTCCCTGGACTACGACGCGGCAGGCCTGCGGCGTTTCCCGCACAAAACCGAAGTGACCACGTTCCCGCCGGCCCTGAACCTCGACAAGCGCGGCCTGAAGCCGGACGACTACCTGAAAGTGCTGCTGGACGTGCTGGGATATTTTGGGTGA
- a CDS encoding NAD(P)-dependent oxidoreductase, producing the protein MNILIPNDPAFDTLSYHGVTLQRYAPNDGQTPQQADGVIFLGGAGRQQRQSLMQTPGVQWVLTLTAGVDHIIEDVPDGVALYNASSLHDHAVAVHVLAGLLSAARNMHVYRDHQRAGTWLRQPEQMHTLRGQKVALWGYGHIGREIEQMLHPFGAEVLTVRSRTSDEARAAIRAEADYLVLLLPDTPQTRHTVDADFLRGMKPGSWLYNIGRGALVNQDDLLDALQSGHLGGAILDVTDPEPLPEGHPLWALDNVILTPHVGSATADVEARAADYAGEFIQTLLQGRTPEGAVDTGRGY; encoded by the coding sequence ATGAATATCCTGATTCCCAACGACCCTGCTTTTGATACCCTCAGCTACCACGGTGTGACGCTGCAACGCTATGCGCCGAATGACGGCCAGACCCCCCAGCAGGCCGACGGTGTCATCTTTCTGGGGGGTGCAGGCCGCCAGCAGCGCCAAAGCCTGATGCAGACCCCAGGCGTGCAGTGGGTGCTGACGCTGACCGCTGGCGTGGACCACATCATTGAAGATGTGCCGGACGGCGTCGCCCTCTACAACGCCAGTTCACTGCACGACCATGCTGTGGCGGTGCATGTGCTGGCCGGGCTGCTGTCCGCCGCTCGGAACATGCACGTCTACCGCGACCATCAGCGGGCCGGGACATGGCTCCGCCAGCCAGAGCAGATGCACACCTTGCGCGGCCAGAAGGTGGCCCTGTGGGGCTACGGCCACATCGGGCGCGAGATAGAGCAGATGCTGCACCCCTTCGGCGCCGAGGTGTTGACCGTTCGCAGCCGAACCAGTGACGAGGCAAGGGCCGCTATCCGTGCTGAGGCCGACTATCTGGTGCTGCTGCTACCCGACACCCCGCAAACCCGCCACACGGTGGACGCCGACTTTCTGCGCGGCATGAAACCGGGAAGCTGGCTGTACAACATCGGGCGCGGGGCGCTGGTGAATCAGGATGATCTGCTAGACGCCCTCCAGAGCGGCCACCTCGGCGGCGCCATTCTGGACGTCACCGACCCCGAACCGCTGCCAGAGGGACACCCGCTGTGGGCGCTGGACAACGTGATCCTGACGCCACATGTGGGCAGCGCCACCGCCGACGTGGAGGCGCGGGCCGCCGACTACGCAGGCGAGTTTATCCAGACCCTGCTGCAGGGCCGCACCCCCGAAGGCGCGGTAGACACGGGGCGGGGGTACTGA
- a CDS encoding GNAT family N-acetyltransferase has translation MFRRTPPPPALSCGQVQFLELRHLSRVQWQSLHALYRDPELAALNAAEPTRMPLWLFRLLLLAEQGRERVSFGVTLPTGELIGNAELYDFAPAHPEVATRATLGVMLAPPYWGHGYGRDTLYALLGWAFGVHKDGPDTPLERVRLTTLAHNNRALSAFLRAGFEEKGRFSRGRYPEVNMEVLRGVWLEEFQPQMSSGAAAARVAHDPQGDASP, from the coding sequence ATGTTTCGCCGCACCCCTCCCCCACCCGCACTGAGCTGCGGGCAGGTGCAATTTCTGGAGTTACGTCATCTTAGCCGGGTCCAGTGGCAATCGCTTCATGCGCTGTACCGTGACCCTGAACTTGCCGCCCTGAACGCTGCCGAACCCACCCGTATGCCACTGTGGCTGTTCCGGTTGCTGCTGCTGGCCGAACAGGGCCGCGAACGCGTCAGCTTCGGGGTAACACTGCCGACCGGAGAATTGATCGGCAACGCCGAACTGTACGACTTCGCGCCAGCGCACCCTGAGGTGGCGACCCGCGCCACGCTGGGCGTGATGCTGGCGCCACCTTACTGGGGCCACGGCTATGGCCGCGATACCCTATATGCCCTACTCGGATGGGCGTTCGGTGTCCACAAGGACGGTCCAGACACGCCCCTGGAACGCGTTCGCCTGACCACCCTCGCCCATAACAACCGGGCGCTGTCCGCTTTCCTGCGGGCTGGCTTTGAGGAAAAGGGACGCTTCTCACGTGGACGCTATCCTGAGGTGAATATGGAAGTGCTGCGCGGCGTATGGCTGGAGGAATTTCAGCCCCAGATGTCGTCTGGCGCTGCTGCCGCACGCGTGGCCCACGACCCTCAAGGAGACGCCTCGCCATGA
- a CDS encoding penicillin-binding protein, translated as MLPKQSTSRSLLKRVSRHAPLVTLLLTLGLPAANAKVRLGDTLPTHPWESGQRELVVIYAGGCGDMGELWDAALSSGLPVRAVFAEGDLGRTVEASVQPWQGQEATAFARQLRVAQYPTILLVEGGRLINVWEGEVPGDLGE; from the coding sequence ATGCTGCCCAAGCAGTCCACGTCCCGGTCCCTGCTGAAAAGGGTGAGCCGCCACGCCCCACTGGTCACGCTGCTGCTGACACTGGGCCTGCCTGCTGCCAATGCCAAGGTGCGCCTGGGAGATACGCTGCCCACACACCCCTGGGAGAGCGGGCAGCGTGAGCTGGTGGTGATCTACGCCGGGGGCTGTGGCGACATGGGAGAACTGTGGGACGCGGCGCTGTCCAGCGGTCTGCCGGTCCGGGCCGTGTTTGCCGAGGGTGACCTGGGCCGCACCGTAGAGGCCTCGGTACAGCCCTGGCAGGGGCAGGAAGCCACCGCCTTCGCCCGCCAGCTGCGGGTGGCCCAGTACCCGACCATCCTGCTGGTTGAAGGCGGACGACTGATAAACGTCTGGGAAGGTGAGGTCCCTGGGGATTTGGGCGAGTAA